A DNA window from Macadamia integrifolia cultivar HAES 741 chromosome 4, SCU_Mint_v3, whole genome shotgun sequence contains the following coding sequences:
- the LOC122076962 gene encoding nucleobase-ascorbate transporter 6-like, giving the protein MAGGGGGAAPAPKQDELQPHPVKDQLPNIAYCITSPPPWPEAILLGFQHYLVMLGTTVIIPTALVPQMGGGNDEKARVIQTLLFVAGLNTLAQTLFGTRLPAVIGGSYTFVAPTISIILAGRYSNIVDPHEKFERIMRGIQGALIVASTLQIIIGFSGLWRNVTRFLSPLSAVPLVALAGFGLYELGFPGVAKCVEIGLPELIILIIFSQYIPHVIRTERHVFDRFAVIFSVAIVWVYAHLLTVGGAYKNAAQKTQMTCRTDRSGLVGAAPWIRIPYPFQWGAPTFDAGEAFAMMMASFVALVESTGTFIAVSRYASATPLPPSILSRGVGWQGVGILFSGIFGTVNGSSVSVENAGLLALTRVGSRRVVQISAGFMLFFSVLGKFGAVFASIPAPIIAALYCLFFAYVGSVGLSFLQFCNLNSFRTKFILGFSVFMGLSVPQYFNEYTAVNGYGPVHTHARWFNDMVNVPFSSEAFVAGFLALFLDITLHRKDARKDRGMHWWAKFRSFKSDTRSEEFYSLPFNLNKFFPSV; this is encoded by the exons ATGGCAGGAGGAGGAGGCGGCGCAGCTCCGGCGCCCAAACAGGACGAGTTGCAGCCACATCCCGTGAAGGATCAGCTGCCCAACATTGCTTACTGCATCACCAGCCCTCCTCCTTGGC CGGAGGCCATCCTCCTCGGTTTCCAGCATTACCTGGTCATGCTAGGCACCACAGTCATCATTCCCACTGCTCTTGTTCCTCAGATGGGAGGAGGAAAT GATGAGAAAGCAAGAGTTATCCAGACGCTACTGTTTGTTGCTGGTTTGAACACACTGGCCCAGACACTGTTTGGGACTCGATTGCCTGCTGTGATTGGAGGTTCATACACCTTTGTGGCACCCACTATATCAATAATTCTGGCTGGTCGATACAGCAATATTGTTGATCCTCATGAG AAATTCGAGCGAATTATGCGTGGAATCCAGGGGGCTCTTATTGTTGCTTCAACTCTTCAAATAATCATAGGATTCAGTGGCCTCTGGCGTAATGTCACGAG GTTCTTAAGTCCACTGTCAGCTGTTCCCTTGGTAGCTCTAGCTGGGTTTGGACTCTATGAGCTCGGTTTCCCTGGT GTTGCTAAATGTGTGGAAATCGGACTGCCAGAGCTCATCATATTAATAATTTTCTCACAG TACATACCCCATGTGATACGCACTGAGAGGCATGTATTTGACCGGTTTGCAGTTATCTTCTCAGTGGCGATTGTGTGGGTTTATGCCCACCTTCTTACTGTGGGCGGAGCCTACAAAAATGCAGCTCAAAAAACTCAAATGACTTGCCGTACTGATAGATCTGGGCTTGTGGGTGCAGCTCCATG GATAAGAATTCCATATCCATTCCAGTGGGGGGCACCTACATTTGATGCAGGTGAAGCCTTTGCCATGATGATGGCTTCGTTTGTTGCCCTTGTAGAG TCCACCGGAACCTTCATTGCAGTTTCAAGGTATGCTAGTGCAACTCCCTTGCCACCATCTATTCTCAGCCGTGGAGTTGGTTGGCAG GGAGTTGGGATCTTATTTTCTGGGATATTTGGAACTGTAAATGGGTCCTCGGTCTCTGT TGAAAATGCTGGTTTGTTAGCATTGACACGTGTTGGCAGCCGAAGGGTGGTTCAGATCTCTGCTGGGTTCATGTTATTCTTTTCTGTCCTAG GAAAATTTGGAGCAGTATTTGCATCCATTCCGGCACCGATTATTGCTGCACTGTATTGCCTGTTCTTTGCCTATGTGG GTTCTGTTGGTCTGAGCTTCCTCCAGTTCTGCAATCTCAACAGCTTCAGAACAAAGTTCATATTAGGTTTCTCTGTTTTCATGGGCTTATCGGTGCCTCAATATTTCAACGAGTACACAGCAGTTAATGGTTACGGTCCGGTGCACACTCATGCAAGATGG TTCAATGACATGGTCAATGTGCCCTTCTCCTCCGAAGCATTTGTAGCTGGCTTCCTGGCACTGTTCCTGGACATAACGTTGCATCGGAAAGACGCTAGGAAAGACAGGGGAATGCACTGGTGGGCCAAATTCCGGTCTTTCAAGTCGGACACGAGGAGTGAGGAATTCTATTCCTTACCTTTTAATCTCAACAAGTTCTTCCCATCGGTGTGA